The following nucleotide sequence is from Trifolium pratense cultivar HEN17-A07 linkage group LG2, ARS_RC_1.1, whole genome shotgun sequence.
atattgaTGGCCTTTAGTTTTCTCTCGAGAATTTTGCATGTTGTGTTGtatatttccaaaaaaaaaaatggttttgaaaatatggaaaaagaaaattggTTCCTTGAATAAAACAGATCACTGGTTCTTGTTCTTAAATAttagaatatttgttttaaaatttttgtaaaaaaaaaatatcaaacaaatttcaaccattagatcaaataaaataaatggataggatttggtgtcaaagtaaactttgacacctggtgtcaacggatcctgactcaaaaaccaattattgattaaatcgttcaattttttattttaaacccaaaaaaaatttaaaaatttaaaataattatgacaTGTCCATGTAGGATGTCACGAGTCAATGGAATCCAACGTGTCAGCGCCACATGGACTTCTGTTAGTCAATAGTTAGTTGACCTAACATTTGGAACTAAAACCAAAACTGAagattaaaaaaagtgattttaaaatatatggacgaaaaccaaaactctataaaagtagggactgaaaacatattttaccctttttttataagcaaaaaatattttattaatcagAGTACAAGGGATACTCCAACTCAAGTACAAAGAGATAGATCTGAGCCCAACACCATAGCAAAATAAACCACCCACCTTCTATGAAGGGTCGCAGAGTTCcaccaaaataaaaagtaatacttcattcgtttcaaattacttgacgtttttttaaaaaaaaacaagaaattaagaaaatgtatttttgcaccttattttttttattatactcttattttaattcactaatttttttttcacacactttctctttccaataaatttaatatgttgtgtaccaatttttttttttaaaaaaaacaataaaaaaattatacgaaGAAgtttagtaagaaaaaaaagatacaataaaaagatttaaaataagaaggagggtataatagacaaaatataaccttaaattatcaaaacgacaagtaatttaaaaaaaataaaattttctaacacgtcaagtaatttgaaacggatggaGTAGGTCATTAAACTCCAAATGTTTGGTCTTGAATTCAAGAGGTCCCGGTTCGAGCTCCGCTAGTGCCTTTGGAGGGTCATAAATGTAAATACTCTTGTAAGCGCTCTTTGAGACCTAAAGTCTTTTATGCCCTTAGACTAGGGCATCATCCCATCACCCtaaattttatcttataaaaaatgtcattaaaaactcacacacataaaatGGAAGTCGTGGCGTCTGATCCGCAATTTCAACATTTCTGACAATTGAATTAAAATGTgaactttaattatttatttatttattttttgacgaattattttaatttttgacgaatttaattatttgttatcATAAATAATTTCcttttaatgaaaatgattCAAATTCTAACTGCAATGGAAAACGGATGCTGATATAGTTTTTTTGTAAGAAGACATAAGCATCGGAGACAAAACTTCACCCTATTCTATCTACCTCGTTGTCATATACATATTTCTCTTTAGACATTGGAGAACTTTTTTAAGGTGTCTCTAAAATCTAACTttaataaatgaagaaaaatacacaaattacatatcaaaatcattttattgcaagtaatattttttttattgtttcgaATGTTACAAATTAAACAGCATATCATTCTAGTTTAATGATTGGTACATCATCCAAAGGAGGACATGGTTTATCCGGTTTACATATACATTTACCATTTACACAGCAGCTGGGAAATCCCTGGCATACTTGTGTACAATTGATCATTCTAGGGCATTGAAAGGGTCCTCTTGCTTCAATTGATGTTGGTGTCCCTATATCAtccattaaataataaataaatttaatcataaaattaagaacaaattataaatttcataaataaaagaacaaaacatGCATAGTATGTGCATAGAAAGTAAGAGGCCTAACCAGTTATACAAATCAAAAGGACCAACAAAAATATTAAGGAAGAGCTCTTTGTCATTGTGTTGTTTTTAAGCTTACTATGTCGTTATAGGGGTGATATACATGTATGCAAACAtgttgtttcttatatatacaCAAACCAAAAGGGATatcaatgtaattttttatgttagaaagaaaatattttcttttatttttattccatgtaattttttgtattatatgaaattttaataaatgtaATTGACTAAAATATAAATGTAATTGACCAAGAAATAATATGAAATaaggttttattttattttgaaaactatATTACATAATATAGTAGGTAGGtcaaatcaaaattattatgaataagttaaatttatattaaaataaaattatttattagtttaaaattcaatttcatCTAATATctttattctataattttttttggtatatttgGAAAAACATAACATCATTTGAATATTCCTACATGAATAAGTACATAAACCAAAATGCATGCTAAAtacatttatcaaatataattttaatgtgagaattttttttctttgtattccATGCAACAAGTTTTTTAGTTCAATAGTAGCTAAGTTAGACACATCTCTTATCTTTGTTATTAACGATATTTGGTTTGCTAGAAATTAAGTTagatttcaaaataaaaagatgTTGTATCAACAAATTTACATTTGCGCTTTCATTATGGTTTTTGTACAAATGTTTGACAAGTTATTCAAAGGTACTATGACGAAGTCGATTTTGAATTTCCAAGCTTTAAAGACTTTCCGCATTGTTGGTAATCCTTGTTGTGCTCCAACAATCATTGAAGTTTTGTAGTCTTCTCCTTCCTTTCGGTGGATCAAGATAAATACATATGAAGTTTCTCGTGGGTCTCTAGGTCATGCCTCTATTGGAGCGATTGATGCTTGGTAGTTGGTAGGGATCATTTTGGTGTCATGAAATGTGGTTTTAGTTTTACATTGGTACCCTAACTTCCTTGTTTGGTGACCTTGTTTTAGCGATAAAGGAAATTGAGTTAACTAAGGAGAATAATTGgagttttattttgttatagCATGACTCTAAAGTTGTTGTTGATGCTTTTACAGATATTCTTATTGTTCTTTGGTCCTAGGAGGCTTCACGATCGTTGGACTAATTGTCTAAACAAGTGTTCTCACatgcattttcattttttttaaggaacatgCATTTTCATGTTTCTCACTTTTTTAGAGAAAGATAATCATTATGCAGATAAATTAACTAATTGTGGACTGtcttgtttgtcaaaaaaaaaaaaaactaattgtgAACTGTCTCGTATCGATGATCATCGATGAAATCATGTTATTAGTTTTATctctaaaaaatagtttaaaaataagatatttttACATCATATAGACCTGCACATTTCCTTGAATTCTGATCTAATCTCCCAAACTATACCATATTTTTCTCTgtttctttaataaaataacaaaagttTTTCTGTTAACATTTcgttggtttttattttttatggaacATTTTGTTGGTTGTTGAGTTATAAAATCATGACCAAATAAGTAGTTTAATGATATTTGTGATAGCTAATTAGCTATCactcctattttattttagtattttagtaAATTAGGAtattcctttatttattttgggtGATTCACACTTTCCACGAGTTCtttgatattttcttttttccggtgacacataaacaaaacaaaaaaaagcttCAAAATTTTCAGTTTCAGTTTCAGTTTCCGTTTCAACCGTTTCGCGATGTCTCTTCTCTCTTCCACTCTTCGCGTTCCTCTCATCTTCTCCCAAAACCCTAAACCTTCTTCTCTCTCATCTCTTCAATCTcgaatctctctctctcctcgCTCTCCACGTTTCCCTTCTCTTCGCTTCATCGCCGCCGGCGACATCGGCGACGCCGATATACCATCTCCCAAAATCACCGACGAGTGGGGCGAGAAATCTGAACCTGTACCCGAAGCTAAACCGTCTTTATCCTCCAAGGTTTCAAGTTCGGTTCCTTCCAAGAACGAGGATGAATGGGGGAAAGAAGCGGGAGCGGGAGCGGGAGCGGGAACTGATGCTGGAAGCTATAGCGATGCCGGAAATGGAACTTTTACTGCGGAAACTCCGGTGGAGGAGGGAGTTGGTGATGAGAATGAGGGGCTGAAGCGTGCTCTTGTTGATACTGTCTTTGGGACTGAGCTTGGGTTCCGAGCTGGGTCGGAGGTTCGAGCTGAGGTATCTGAGTTGGTGGCTCAATTGGAAGCTGCTAATCCTACTCCCGCTCCGGTAGAGGAACTTGAGCTTCTAAGTGGAAATTGGGTGTTGCTGTAAGTTTGATTCATTTTGCATGTtttgaatttgtgtttaatattaatgttttttatttagtgtttaatattaatttttgtattatAATTATGATAAGAGTTTAAGGCTTGTTTGGCAAATATTAGTAGATAGCTGATAACttgataagctagcttttagTGGATGTGCTTATAGGGGtgaagctagctgattgaatttgtggtGTTtcgtagtgtttggtaaaattaactgttgaactaacttataaatatgaaatgacataaaaaatgtatgtttaattaatatttaatgtttttcaagtaagatgacaagggtaaaattgtgagaaaaaatgataatttaaaAGTGATAAGttaattgaattagcttatcagTATaggctataagctagtaaaataagctataagctcgtgagtAAAAAGTGTTACCAAAggagtcttttttttttgtcatctgAGCTTATaggctataagctcaaaatgtGACATTGCGAAACACAGCCTAAAGTTGATATAGTTGTAATTAAATAGGGTAGTGAAAGTTTGATTGACATCATAGTTTGAAATCTTTGTATAAATAGACTATGAAACACAAATACGGATACCAGACACGACATTGATCAACACAGGCAATAAGTTgtgaaaatgaaatatttgtAGTATATGTAAGTGTAACCATATGTCGGACACTAGACACCCTTCAATGTGGAGTATTTGATAGAGAAAGCATGAATTATTAATGATCTTTTTATGTTAGCAGTATTTAGGACTTGGTACTTTGCATTGCAAACATATGAGGATTTTGTATCTTAGAAATGAAGGTGCTATAGGTACTGATGTAATTAACTCAATGTGTTCTAATGTTGTATTAGTGAGTGTTTATTGTATATCTGTATGATATGATTGTTAAACTGATTTCAGGTACACAGCATCTTCTGAACTGTTGCCCCTTCTAGCAGCAGGATCATTACCTTTGTTGAAGGTGGATAAAATCTTGCAAACAATTGATACTGATAGTTTCACTATTATAAACTCTGTGACATTGTCTAGCCCTGTTGCCTCATTGTCATTCAGTGCATCTGCCTCATTTGAAGTCCGAAGCCCTACAAGAGTACAGGTATTCTCATGAAAACCTTcataaattactaaatttaataAAGGCAAAAGGTTCTAGAGGTTCATGTGAAAGAGGTATAAAAAGATGCATGCCTAGGTGAAAGGAAAAAAGGTAACATGAATATCTGCAACAATAATCAAAGCCTTTTCTCATTAGATAAGATCAAGGTTTTTAATTGCGGTTTCTATCTTTGATATTACGGAGAATTGCAGTAAAATACGGCTGATGAGGTTCCAGTTGCTGCTGCGTTGTGTTTGCAGAGACAAAGAGCCACGAGGCACGAGGTCGTGGCTAAACTCGGGGTTGTGGACCATTAAAAAAAACCTAGATGAGATTGGTATATGGAACAATATTGTATAAATTTTCCACTTAAGTTAACTACTCAGGCAGTGAGTCAGGCAGTCAAGCATAACATGCttcctaaaaaaattaaaaattaagatgTTCAACTTATAAAAGCCGTAGTTGGGCTCCTAGAGTCCTTAAGACTCTCAATTAGGATATTTAAGTTCTGAAAATTGTTTCTTTCATATGCTCGTCTGCTCGTTGTGTGAAAATTGACGAATGGTTTTCTTAGTATGAAGCAATATATTTGAAGTACTATATGTAATGTATTTGTTAATACTTTCTGAGTTCATAGTATTGTATCTGTACTTGAGTAGTTGAATAAGTAGCTGTTGATATTTCAAGTCACATTGTATTTGTTCTTTAGTTAATAGAGATTTGCTGCTGGACTGCATAATGTCAGTGATATTGCTATAAATATGCTACCCTTTTTTATACGTTAGTCATTAGTTTCTTAAGCATGCTTGTAAATTTTTAGATTTCATATGACTAGGAACTCTTGCTAACATTTCTAAATGAAAACAGGTTACTTTCAAAGAAGGATCATTTCAACCTCCAGAGATAAAGTCTAAAATTGATCTACCAGAAAACATAAGTATTTTTGGCCAAAATATTAGCCTATCACCTCTGCAACAATCTCTCGGTCCTCTGGAGGGTGTGGTGGGAAACATATCTCGTGTCATTTCAGGTCAGTCACCTCTTAAGATTCCCATACCCGGTGAGAGGAGGGCAAGTTCCTGGCTTCTTACCACATATCTCGATAAGGACTTGCGGATATCAAGGGGAGATGGCGGTCTGTTTGTCCTTGCAAGAGAAGGGAGTCCCCTTCTTGATCAGTAGGAAAGTaataatcttttctttttgataTTTCACCACCCCATTTCCCTCTGCCCACCCAAAATGTTAAAGGTATATTCAACATGTATC
It contains:
- the LOC123908293 gene encoding plastoglobulin-1, chloroplastic, giving the protein MSLLSSTLRVPLIFSQNPKPSSLSSLQSRISLSPRSPRFPSLRFIAAGDIGDADIPSPKITDEWGEKSEPVPEAKPSLSSKVSSSVPSKNEDEWGKEAGAGAGAGTDAGSYSDAGNGTFTAETPVEEGVGDENEGLKRALVDTVFGTELGFRAGSEVRAEVSELVAQLEAANPTPAPVEELELLSGNWVLLYTASSELLPLLAAGSLPLLKVDKILQTIDTDSFTIINSVTLSSPVASLSFSASASFEVRSPTRVQVTFKEGSFQPPEIKSKIDLPENISIFGQNISLSPLQQSLGPLEGVVGNISRVISGQSPLKIPIPGERRASSWLLTTYLDKDLRISRGDGGLFVLAREGSPLLDQ